From the genome of Pelomonas sp. SE-A7, one region includes:
- a CDS encoding PKD domain-containing protein, translating to MKKILAGMAAILAVVLAACGGSSDPAAPAASVTPTNPNALFQVGAASVSIAPQTPVFAGGSSDKAKPAIQLSNDPLEVRAFVVAKGDKAVAFAVVDSTGWFAEYQGAEAGYGQFGARVDAAQKLVDRGFKVDRSAVLVSTTHSHATPTVVGIWGLMGPENRAYVKLVHDAVVKAVDQAAANLKTSELWVANGDIAAMVWQNGQGTNHPDGFGVDSRLPILWARDPATGATNALHVSVPTHPDQFRPFNGTVVQGYSADTPGYVRKQLDSAFGGTAVVGSGTLGRQEPPGQNPDYAEVAYQGEYLVNAVHLAMAKAQPLKADTLASAEMLIPNITVGSSAGNQGLLSLMKYNASNGPFGGPNCNAALGGNCSIPRALAAPWCVGNCSVSGSGATTMGTYVTALRIGPLMYVSNPGESFPEVNDAIRNAVLDAQSVNAVGTAGDFLGYNWAAGDYSTAQIGSADFLKYNVGPDLGQLIADAGYATASALGFKVKSAKELVKAQFDSSVPDLPGLQYYSTKLASMAGSISFYASTGQPQSNWQKPAHALSQIVWDFGDGSASVASDSAQRLSHAFTTPGAFKVTARVTDNTTGKSRAWSQTLTIHAPLLLNVSSAVEKGDINRTRLTLNATGGQGTLLAVRWSCPDGTKPEGLSVTCSSLSGGRVVSVTAWDGAGNSATAQGQLQ from the coding sequence ATGAAGAAGATCCTCGCCGGGATGGCCGCCATCCTGGCCGTCGTGCTGGCCGCCTGTGGTGGCAGCTCCGATCCGGCGGCGCCGGCAGCGTCAGTCACCCCGACCAATCCGAATGCGCTGTTCCAGGTGGGCGCGGCCTCGGTCAGCATCGCGCCGCAGACGCCGGTGTTCGCCGGCGGCTCGTCCGACAAGGCCAAGCCCGCCATCCAGCTCAGCAATGACCCGCTGGAGGTGCGCGCCTTCGTGGTCGCCAAGGGCGACAAGGCCGTGGCGTTCGCCGTTGTCGACAGCACCGGCTGGTTCGCCGAATATCAGGGCGCCGAGGCCGGCTACGGCCAGTTCGGCGCCCGTGTGGATGCAGCGCAGAAGCTCGTCGACCGCGGCTTCAAGGTCGACCGCTCGGCGGTGCTGGTGTCGACCACGCACTCGCATGCCACGCCGACCGTGGTCGGCATCTGGGGCCTGATGGGCCCCGAGAACCGCGCCTACGTAAAGCTGGTTCATGATGCCGTCGTGAAGGCGGTGGACCAGGCAGCCGCCAATCTCAAGACCTCGGAGCTGTGGGTGGCCAATGGCGACATCGCGGCGATGGTCTGGCAAAACGGCCAGGGCACCAACCATCCGGACGGCTTCGGTGTCGACAGCCGTCTGCCCATCCTGTGGGCGCGCGACCCGGCCACCGGCGCTACCAACGCGCTGCATGTGAGCGTGCCGACCCATCCGGACCAGTTCCGCCCGTTCAATGGCACGGTGGTGCAGGGCTACTCGGCCGACACGCCGGGCTATGTGCGCAAGCAGCTCGATTCGGCCTTCGGCGGCACCGCCGTTGTGGGCTCGGGCACGCTGGGCCGCCAGGAGCCTCCGGGCCAGAATCCCGACTATGCCGAGGTCGCCTACCAGGGCGAGTACCTCGTCAACGCCGTGCACCTGGCCATGGCCAAGGCCCAGCCGCTGAAGGCCGACACGCTGGCCAGCGCCGAGATGCTGATTCCCAACATCACCGTGGGCTCCAGCGCCGGCAACCAGGGGCTGCTGTCCTTGATGAAGTACAACGCATCGAACGGGCCCTTTGGTGGTCCCAATTGCAATGCAGCGCTGGGCGGCAACTGCTCGATCCCGCGCGCCCTCGCGGCCCCCTGGTGCGTGGGCAACTGTTCGGTCAGCGGCAGCGGAGCCACCACGATGGGCACCTATGTCACGGCCTTGCGCATCGGCCCGCTGATGTACGTCAGCAACCCGGGCGAATCCTTCCCCGAGGTCAACGACGCGATCCGCAACGCGGTGCTCGACGCGCAATCGGTCAACGCCGTGGGCACGGCCGGCGACTTCCTCGGCTACAACTGGGCGGCCGGCGACTACAGCACGGCGCAGATCGGTTCGGCTGACTTCCTGAAGTACAACGTGGGCCCCGACCTGGGCCAGCTGATCGCCGATGCCGGCTATGCCACGGCCTCTGCCCTGGGCTTCAAGGTCAAGTCCGCGAAGGAGCTGGTGAAGGCGCAGTTCGACAGCAGCGTGCCGGACCTGCCGGGCCTGCAGTACTACTCGACCAAGCTGGCAAGCATGGCCGGCAGCATCAGCTTCTACGCGTCCACCGGTCAGCCGCAGAGCAACTGGCAGAAGCCGGCCCATGCACTGAGTCAGATCGTGTGGGACTTCGGCGATGGCAGCGCCAGCGTGGCGAGCGACAGTGCGCAACGCCTGAGTCATGCGTTCACGACGCCGGGCGCCTTCAAGGTGACCGCCCGGGTCACTGACAACACGACCGGCAAGTCGCGTGCCTGGAGCCAGACGCTGACCATCCATGCGCCTCTGCTGCTGAATGTGAGCAGCGCGGTGGAGAAGGGTGACATCAACAGGACGCGACTGACGCTGAACGCCACCGGCGGCCAGGGCACGCTGCTGGCCGTGCGCTGGAGCTGCCCGGACGGCACGAAGCCGGAAGGCCTGAGCGTCACCTGCAGCAGCCTCTCTGGTGGCCGCGTCGTCAGCGTCACCGCCTGGGACGGCGCCGGCAATTCGGCAACGGCCCAGGGCCAGCTGCAGTAG
- a CDS encoding GGDEF domain-containing protein, producing the protein MPDRLLKQEALFLSTLQAGRTERRLALAVVALSVLLFAIMAPQARTQLQAFWAFIPAYESALIVTDLVTAALLLNQFLSLRSRSLFVLAAAYLFTAQMTVVHALTFPGLFAPTGLLGAGPQTTAWLYMFWHGGFPLFVCAYALLKRQDKIADPRQSAMHRIWPQTLALLAVLAVPVLLLSLLATRWIALLPAIMEGNRYTPAMILVVGAVWCFSMVALVLLWLSRPHSVLDLWLMVVMVAWLIDIALSAVLNQGRFDLGFYAGRVYGLLASSFVLLVLLVESGLLYRQLVQFAGALQRITLLDSLTGVANRRAFDAGLMTEWRRCLRSGHPLSLLMVDIDHFKDYNDRHGHQAGDDCLRSVAQGLQASLQRGSDMLARYGGEEFAVLLPEADADTARRMGERLRAQVAQLATGLQSSREGRAVSVSVGVATLVPTAMPVAQTLEEQLACLIRQADQALYSAKDQGRDRVVQAPLLQSSQ; encoded by the coding sequence ATGCCAGACAGGCTGCTCAAGCAGGAAGCCCTGTTCCTGTCCACGCTGCAGGCCGGCCGCACCGAGCGGCGCCTGGCGCTGGCCGTGGTCGCGCTGTCGGTCCTGCTGTTCGCCATCATGGCGCCGCAGGCCAGGACCCAGCTGCAGGCGTTCTGGGCCTTCATTCCGGCCTACGAGTCGGCGCTGATCGTCACCGACCTGGTGACCGCGGCCCTGCTGCTGAATCAGTTCCTGTCGCTGCGCAGCCGCTCGCTGTTCGTGCTTGCGGCGGCCTATCTGTTCACGGCCCAGATGACGGTCGTGCATGCCCTGACCTTCCCGGGCCTGTTCGCGCCGACCGGTCTGCTTGGGGCCGGGCCGCAGACCACGGCCTGGCTCTACATGTTCTGGCATGGCGGGTTCCCGCTGTTCGTCTGTGCCTACGCGCTGTTGAAGCGGCAGGACAAGATCGCCGATCCCAGGCAGTCCGCCATGCACAGGATCTGGCCGCAGACGCTGGCCTTGCTGGCGGTGCTGGCCGTACCGGTGCTGCTGCTGAGCCTGCTGGCCACACGCTGGATCGCGCTGCTGCCGGCCATCATGGAAGGCAATCGCTACACGCCGGCCATGATCCTGGTGGTCGGCGCCGTCTGGTGCTTCAGCATGGTGGCCCTGGTCCTGCTGTGGCTGAGCCGGCCGCATTCGGTGCTGGACCTGTGGCTGATGGTGGTGATGGTGGCCTGGCTGATCGACATCGCGCTGTCGGCCGTGCTGAACCAGGGCCGCTTCGACCTGGGCTTCTATGCCGGCCGGGTCTACGGCCTGCTGGCTTCGAGCTTCGTGCTGCTGGTGCTGCTGGTCGAGAGTGGCCTTCTGTACCGCCAGTTGGTGCAGTTTGCCGGGGCCTTGCAGCGCATCACCTTGCTCGACAGTCTGACCGGCGTTGCCAATCGGCGGGCTTTCGATGCCGGGCTGATGACGGAATGGCGGCGCTGCCTGCGCTCCGGCCATCCGCTGTCGCTGCTGATGGTCGATATCGACCATTTCAAGGACTACAACGACCGGCATGGCCACCAGGCCGGCGACGACTGCCTGCGCAGTGTGGCCCAGGGCCTTCAGGCCTCGCTGCAGCGCGGCTCCGACATGCTGGCCCGCTACGGCGGCGAGGAGTTCGCCGTGCTGCTGCCCGAGGCCGATGCCGACACGGCGCGGCGCATGGGTGAGCGGCTGCGGGCCCAGGTGGCCCAGCTGGCGACCGGGCTGCAGTCCTCTCGCGAGGGCCGCGCCGTCTCGGTCAGCGTGGGCGTGGCAACCCTGGTGCCCACCGCAATGCCGGTGGCGCAAACGCTGGAGGAACAGCTGGCCTGCCTGATCAGGCAGGCCGACCAGGCGCTCTACAGCGCCAAGGACCAGGGGCGCGATCGGGTGGTGCAGGCGCCTCTGCTTCAGTCGTCGCAGTAG
- a CDS encoding sensor domain-containing diguanylate cyclase produces MHAIAGGRSLRPPGLGFALRLAGVALAYYLTARLGLLIPYIGSHVSLFWLPTGVAIAAYLRWGGAMASAVLLAAFAVNLQLGGPAWAAAGIALGNAGGPWLSARLLKHWEFDPALTRRRDLGVYLLAVLLGMLVTASNGTSWLHAAAAVPSGQGLATWMTWWTGDAVGALLGGIPLVAASGGALRQGFAGRAGRINLVLLLLAVFCAWIAFSPWTAPPPVLSFPLLALPLFLITLLALRSGVWTASVAVLLLSGTAAWGTAAGAGPFVGHDTHAGLLALWSYVTAQACTSVLICGLAAELLASKRQQQALFLHANEAILMVDPDGRVGAVNPAARKLLDLTTETAASLTLGELAHGNGLVLKRWLSEGAGQQQYLALRGAGGRAIDVEAQAARHLDARGRWQTQLMLRDVTERREAEARLASNEERLRAITDNAPALIADHDAETRYRFANRTYLDWLGIAPETIVGRTVRDVLGEQVWAEIGPHMEAAQRGESASYERHVRSLQGERWIHVNLVPRRGSDGSIGFYALASDITPRKRAEAALRQSERRLRSIADRLPMRISFIDAQQRYRFMNLAYEGSFGRSRDELLGLTVRELVGEAAYAQAEPYIQRALRGEAVFFDSEMTTREGYRCYRVSYLPQFAEDGAEVLGFVAMVQDTTAHKLEERRLFELSQSDPLTGLLNRAGFEQRLHEAMQRSRATGKPMALLLLDLDGFKQINDSLGHQAGDLLLCAFAGRLSRALRVGDAVARPGGDEFAVVLEGLAEAAHASHVAANIVQAMHAPFLLESRTVTITTSVGVAAYAGEQELDPRTLTRLADARLYAAKAAGRDRYCDD; encoded by the coding sequence GTGCATGCCATCGCCGGTGGCCGGAGTCTGCGTCCGCCGGGCCTGGGGTTCGCCCTGCGCCTGGCCGGCGTCGCCCTGGCCTATTACCTGACCGCCCGCCTGGGCCTCCTGATCCCGTACATCGGGTCTCATGTGTCGCTGTTCTGGCTGCCCACGGGCGTGGCCATTGCAGCTTATCTGCGCTGGGGCGGCGCAATGGCCTCGGCCGTGCTGCTGGCCGCCTTTGCGGTGAATCTGCAGCTGGGCGGCCCGGCCTGGGCCGCGGCCGGCATCGCGCTGGGCAATGCCGGCGGGCCCTGGCTGTCGGCCCGGCTGCTGAAGCACTGGGAATTTGATCCGGCCCTGACCCGCCGTCGCGACCTGGGCGTCTATCTGCTGGCCGTGCTGCTGGGCATGCTGGTCACGGCCAGCAATGGCACGTCATGGCTGCATGCGGCCGCCGCGGTCCCGTCCGGCCAGGGCCTGGCGACCTGGATGACCTGGTGGACCGGCGATGCGGTCGGCGCCTTGCTGGGCGGCATTCCGCTGGTGGCGGCTTCGGGCGGGGCACTGCGTCAGGGCTTTGCCGGACGCGCCGGACGCATCAACCTGGTGCTGCTGCTGCTGGCGGTGTTCTGCGCCTGGATCGCGTTCTCGCCCTGGACCGCGCCGCCGCCGGTGCTGTCCTTTCCGCTGCTGGCCCTGCCGCTGTTCCTGATCACGCTGCTGGCCCTGCGTTCGGGCGTCTGGACCGCCTCGGTGGCCGTGCTGCTGCTGTCCGGCACGGCGGCCTGGGGCACGGCCGCCGGCGCCGGCCCCTTCGTCGGCCACGACACCCATGCCGGCCTGCTGGCCCTGTGGAGCTATGTCACGGCGCAAGCCTGCACCAGCGTGCTGATCTGCGGCCTGGCGGCCGAGTTGCTGGCCAGCAAGCGTCAGCAGCAGGCGCTGTTCCTGCATGCCAACGAAGCCATCCTGATGGTCGATCCGGACGGCCGCGTCGGCGCCGTCAACCCGGCCGCCCGCAAGCTGCTGGACCTGACGACCGAAACGGCAGCTTCGCTCACGCTCGGCGAGCTGGCCCATGGCAATGGTCTGGTGCTCAAGCGCTGGCTGTCCGAAGGCGCGGGCCAGCAACAGTACCTGGCGCTCAGGGGTGCGGGCGGCCGCGCCATCGACGTCGAAGCCCAGGCCGCCCGCCATCTGGATGCTCGTGGCCGCTGGCAGACCCAGCTGATGCTGCGCGACGTGACCGAACGGCGCGAGGCCGAGGCCCGGCTCGCCAGCAACGAAGAGCGGCTGCGCGCCATCACCGACAACGCCCCGGCGCTGATTGCCGACCATGATGCCGAGACCCGCTACCGCTTTGCCAACCGGACCTACCTGGATTGGCTGGGGATCGCGCCGGAGACCATCGTCGGCCGCACGGTGCGCGACGTCCTGGGCGAGCAGGTCTGGGCCGAGATCGGCCCCCACATGGAAGCCGCCCAGCGCGGCGAATCGGCCAGCTACGAGCGCCATGTCCGCAGCCTGCAGGGCGAGCGCTGGATCCACGTGAACCTGGTCCCGCGCCGCGGCAGCGACGGCAGCATCGGCTTCTACGCGCTGGCCAGCGACATCACGCCGCGCAAGCGCGCCGAGGCGGCCTTGCGCCAGAGCGAGCGGCGCCTGCGCTCCATCGCCGACCGGCTGCCGATGCGCATCTCCTTCATCGACGCCCAGCAGCGCTACCGCTTCATGAACCTGGCCTACGAGGGCTCGTTCGGCCGCTCCCGCGACGAGTTGCTGGGCCTGACCGTGCGGGAGCTGGTGGGTGAGGCGGCCTACGCCCAGGCCGAGCCCTACATCCAGCGGGCCTTGCGCGGCGAGGCCGTGTTCTTCGACAGCGAGATGACCACCCGGGAAGGCTATCGCTGCTACCGCGTCAGCTACCTGCCCCAGTTCGCCGAGGACGGCGCCGAGGTGTTGGGCTTCGTCGCCATGGTCCAGGACACCACGGCCCACAAGCTGGAAGAGCGCCGTTTGTTCGAGCTGAGCCAGTCCGACCCGCTGACCGGCCTGCTCAACCGCGCCGGCTTCGAGCAGCGGCTGCACGAGGCCATGCAGCGCAGCCGGGCGACCGGCAAGCCGATGGCCCTGCTGCTGCTGGACCTGGACGGTTTCAAGCAGATCAACGACAGCCTGGGCCACCAGGCCGGCGACCTGCTGCTTTGCGCCTTTGCCGGCCGGCTGTCGCGAGCGCTGCGCGTCGGCGATGCCGTGGCGCGGCCGGGCGGGGACGAATTCGCCGTCGTGCTGGAAGGCCTGGCCGAGGCCGCGCATGCCAGCCATGTGGCAGCCAACATCGTCCAGGCCATGCATGCGCCCTTCCTGCTGGAAAGCCGGACCGTGACCATCACCACCAGCGTGGGCGTGGCCGCCTATGCCGGCGAACAGGAACTCGATCCACGCACGTTGACGCGATTGGCCGATGCGCGGCTCTATGCCGCCAAGGCCGCCGGCCGCGACCGCTACTGCGACGACTGA
- a CDS encoding 3-keto-5-aminohexanoate cleavage protein, which produces MNFLDGSLFVENQDKLVITAAPYGPEWIPSDFPEDIPVTMEAQIQKAVDCWNAGATVLHLHVRELDGRGSKRLSMFNELIAGVRKAVPEMIIQVGGSISFAPVGEGEIAKWLSDDTRHMLAELEPKPDQVTVTVNTTQMNVIEQMDRADIAGTSLGEPNGMRAYSEMVVPSNPSFFEEHVRRLTKAGIQSAFQFYNINSYETVERMMRRGVYKGPLVCNWVAIGGGMDQPTIYSLANFLRAIPDGTMLTVESSMRNTLPINMMGIALGLHVRCGIEDNLWNQTRTARMTTVQQVEQLVRMSREFGREIASGREAREICKIGVFYDSVEATLAAHGMAPNAPGRQQGFLDKAA; this is translated from the coding sequence ATGAACTTCCTCGACGGTTCGCTGTTCGTCGAAAACCAGGACAAGCTGGTCATCACCGCCGCGCCCTACGGCCCGGAATGGATTCCTTCCGACTTCCCCGAGGACATCCCGGTCACGATGGAGGCCCAGATCCAGAAGGCGGTGGACTGCTGGAACGCCGGCGCCACCGTGCTGCACCTGCATGTGCGCGAGCTGGACGGCCGCGGCAGCAAGCGCCTCTCGATGTTCAACGAGCTGATCGCCGGCGTGCGCAAGGCCGTGCCCGAGATGATCATCCAGGTCGGCGGCTCGATCTCGTTCGCCCCGGTTGGCGAAGGCGAGATCGCCAAGTGGCTGTCGGACGACACCCGCCACATGCTGGCCGAGCTCGAGCCCAAGCCCGACCAGGTGACCGTGACGGTCAACACCACGCAGATGAACGTGATCGAGCAGATGGACCGGGCGGACATCGCCGGCACCTCGCTGGGCGAGCCCAACGGCATGCGCGCCTACAGCGAGATGGTGGTGCCCTCGAATCCCAGCTTCTTCGAGGAGCATGTGCGCCGTCTGACAAAGGCCGGCATCCAGAGCGCATTCCAGTTCTACAACATCAACAGCTACGAGACTGTGGAGCGGATGATGCGCCGCGGCGTCTACAAGGGCCCGCTGGTCTGCAACTGGGTGGCCATCGGTGGCGGCATGGACCAGCCGACCATCTACAGCCTGGCCAACTTCCTTCGTGCCATCCCGGACGGCACGATGCTGACGGTCGAGAGCAGCATGCGCAACACGCTGCCGATCAACATGATGGGCATCGCCCTGGGCCTGCACGTGCGCTGCGGCATCGAGGACAACCTCTGGAACCAGACCCGCACCGCAAGGATGACGACGGTGCAGCAGGTCGAGCAACTGGTGCGCATGTCCCGCGAGTTCGGCCGTGAGATCGCGAGTGGCCGGGAGGCGCGCGAGATCTGCAAGATCGGCGTGTTCTACGACAGCGTCGAAGCAACCCTGGCCGCCCATGGCATGGCGCCCAACGCCCCCGGGCGCCAGCAGGGCTTCCTGGACAAGGCAGCCTGA
- a CDS encoding LuxR C-terminal-related transcriptional regulator, whose product MSSSSPAPDLLLRVTPPRVPRQLLTRSALQMAAPRLRERPGLLVQAPAGYGKTSLLAQWRLELIAHGSAVAWLSAQSRDDEQRLLQGLTLAVRLGASRPGFGQQWQDQIVAPTDALEGVTRWLAELAQAALDLVLIVDEADRLPPASRALLTYLLRNQPPNLRIVIAARSDCELDVDDLLSYGHLLRLGPLELRFGLGEALELSRKLLGPALDHDMVARLHELCEGWPLGLQLLLSAIANGADARAALSSLPGTGLREQLLDLLLSKLDAEDQRFLEDGSIVDHLHPALCQALSGWPDAAERLARLSRDTPLLASAEQGEWLRLHALARERLRQRVSARPPPEQAALHARAAAWLAQHGQLEAAARQAWEAGEREQALDLAERSLYETLTRDGRQSAVREWLERLPPQAVEHRPRLQLAAAWTLALSERHVEAGRLVEGLLARPGVDAALRCECALVLSGAAVFADLPDRFAALHDPWDQQPPLQDPLLLQVHANRSAFRRLLAGEPALARLRLQNQAGASGYIAHWSDLIAAMSQLWEGQVAAADTQLRAALHRAEAELGRRSPFASMLAALLAATLWEQDHGTEAQALLANRLDVLERSALPEAVLLGFRTLARISSAEGSEPRALSLLAALDAVGQARALPRLRIASLAEQVRLHARRHRAETCRALLVDLDSLLADPALPSKAESPLWWRGVDMLAALARGHAAIAASDWRCAVLALGEAVEGAQRLHLGRFRIEAQGLKAYALDRCGERAGRALIAETRDLAEAMGLRRVFADAHPALGDWVHELARPHEAVAAQPAAPAPAPQPVASRLPPSMALTPKEREVLDLLARNLSNKEIALALQVGEETIKWHVKNLFAKLDAGTRKQVVARARILGLLPPQE is encoded by the coding sequence TTGAGCTCCTCCAGCCCCGCCCCTGACCTGCTGCTGCGCGTCACTCCGCCCCGCGTGCCGCGCCAGCTGCTCACGCGCAGCGCGCTTCAGATGGCCGCGCCGCGATTGCGGGAGCGGCCGGGCCTGCTGGTCCAGGCCCCGGCCGGCTATGGCAAGACCTCGCTGTTGGCGCAGTGGCGACTGGAATTGATCGCCCATGGCAGCGCGGTGGCCTGGCTGTCGGCCCAGTCGCGTGACGATGAGCAGCGGCTGTTGCAGGGCCTGACTCTGGCCGTGCGACTGGGCGCGAGCCGGCCCGGCTTTGGCCAGCAATGGCAGGACCAGATCGTCGCGCCGACCGACGCACTCGAAGGCGTCACCCGCTGGCTGGCCGAGCTGGCCCAGGCCGCGCTGGACCTGGTGCTGATCGTCGACGAGGCCGACCGCCTGCCGCCGGCCAGCCGCGCCCTGTTGACCTATCTGCTGCGCAACCAGCCACCGAATCTGCGCATCGTCATTGCCGCGCGCAGCGACTGCGAGCTGGATGTCGACGACCTGCTGAGCTATGGCCATCTGCTGCGTCTGGGTCCCCTGGAACTGCGCTTCGGCCTGGGCGAGGCGCTCGAGCTGAGCCGCAAGCTGCTGGGCCCGGCCCTGGACCATGACATGGTGGCCCGTCTGCACGAACTCTGCGAAGGCTGGCCGCTGGGCCTGCAGCTGCTGCTGAGCGCCATTGCCAACGGTGCCGATGCCCGGGCTGCGCTGAGCAGCCTGCCCGGCACTGGCTTGCGCGAACAGCTGCTCGACCTGCTGCTGTCCAAGCTCGATGCCGAGGATCAGCGCTTCCTGGAGGACGGCAGCATCGTCGACCACCTGCATCCGGCCCTGTGCCAGGCGCTGAGCGGCTGGCCCGACGCCGCCGAACGCCTGGCCCGCCTCAGCCGCGACACCCCGCTGCTGGCCAGCGCCGAGCAAGGCGAATGGCTGCGCCTGCACGCACTGGCCCGCGAACGGCTGCGGCAGCGGGTGTCGGCCAGGCCGCCGCCGGAGCAGGCCGCCCTGCATGCGCGCGCCGCCGCCTGGCTGGCCCAACATGGCCAGCTGGAAGCCGCGGCCCGCCAGGCCTGGGAGGCCGGCGAACGGGAGCAGGCCCTGGACCTGGCCGAGCGCAGCCTCTACGAAACCCTGACCCGCGACGGCCGGCAATCGGCGGTGCGCGAATGGCTGGAGCGCCTGCCGCCGCAAGCCGTGGAGCATCGCCCCAGGCTTCAGCTCGCAGCCGCCTGGACCCTGGCCCTCAGCGAGCGCCACGTCGAAGCAGGTCGCCTGGTCGAAGGCCTGCTGGCGCGGCCTGGCGTGGACGCGGCCCTGCGCTGCGAGTGCGCGCTGGTGCTGAGCGGCGCCGCCGTCTTTGCCGACCTGCCGGACCGATTTGCCGCCCTGCACGATCCCTGGGACCAGCAGCCGCCGCTGCAGGATCCGCTGTTGCTGCAGGTCCATGCCAACCGCAGCGCTTTCCGTCGCCTGCTGGCCGGCGAGCCGGCGTTGGCCCGACTGCGCTTGCAGAACCAGGCCGGCGCCAGCGGCTACATCGCCCATTGGTCCGACCTGATCGCCGCCATGAGCCAGCTCTGGGAAGGCCAGGTGGCGGCGGCCGACACCCAGCTGCGTGCCGCCCTGCACCGGGCCGAGGCCGAGCTCGGCCGGCGCAGCCCGTTCGCCTCGATGCTGGCAGCCTTGCTGGCCGCGACGCTGTGGGAGCAGGACCACGGCACCGAGGCCCAGGCCCTGCTGGCCAACCGGCTCGACGTGCTGGAACGCAGCGCCCTGCCCGAGGCCGTGCTGCTGGGCTTTCGCACACTGGCCCGCATCAGCAGCGCCGAAGGCTCGGAGCCGCGTGCGCTCAGCCTGTTGGCCGCGCTCGACGCGGTGGGCCAGGCCCGCGCGTTGCCGAGGCTGCGCATCGCCAGCCTGGCCGAGCAGGTGCGCCTGCATGCCCGTCGCCATCGGGCCGAAACCTGCCGGGCCCTGCTGGTCGATCTGGACAGCCTGCTGGCCGACCCGGCCTTGCCGTCCAAGGCCGAATCGCCGTTGTGGTGGCGTGGCGTGGACATGCTGGCCGCCCTGGCCCGTGGCCATGCGGCGATTGCGGCCAGCGACTGGCGCTGCGCGGTGCTCGCGCTGGGCGAGGCCGTCGAAGGCGCGCAGCGCCTGCACCTGGGCCGCTTCCGCATCGAGGCGCAGGGCCTCAAGGCCTATGCGCTGGATCGTTGCGGCGAACGCGCGGGCCGCGCCCTGATCGCCGAAACCCGCGACCTGGCCGAGGCCATGGGCCTGCGCCGGGTGTTCGCCGATGCCCATCCCGCGCTGGGCGACTGGGTGCATGAGCTGGCGAGGCCGCACGAAGCGGTGGCCGCCCAGCCGGCCGCGCCCGCGCCTGCGCCGCAGCCCGTTGCATCGCGCCTGCCGCCCTCGATGGCGCTGACGCCCAAGGAGCGCGAGGTGCTGGACCTGCTGGCCCGCAACCTTTCCAACAAGGAGATCGCCCTCGCCCTGCAGGTCGGCGAGGAGACGATCAAGTGGCATGTGAAGAACCTGTTCGCCAAGCTGGATGCCGGCACGCGCAAGCAGGTCGTGGCCCGGGCCCGCATCCTCGGCCTGCTGCCGCCGCAGGAATAG